The segment CctatttatacctatgttttacaaataaagcattctgattctgattctgattctgataaTATTACATACAGGTTATGTAGTTGTAGGTGCCTGCCTAAATTGGTACtgtcgtcatcagatatatcggagcggatACGCAGCTCCAATATCTCTAATGACGACTGTACAATGTAAACGAGCTTACGAGCATAAACGACTCTTTGTTTCATTATTAGATTAAGTTTCTCAGAAATCCTCTTCTGCGCAGTTAATATTACAGCGTCACGACCACGACAGGTACCTATTTACAAGTAACTGCCATCAAAAggattattaatataatatgaagaaaatttaataacgttttgaataggtaactaagtaaaaaaaacttgaaatctGTTTCTATCACAAAACTTTTAATTATAGTTAGGTACTTACATATTCATGATGGAATAGTGTTTTGTTTACTCCTCTTACACGATAACTTGTGGCGGAGGTTTTTATTTACTAatgttatttatactttttttaataatctgcTGTTCTCGAATAATGACGTCGGGCCGTCGGGCTCAAAGTGAGTTTACACGAACACAAACTGAAAACGAATGAAATGAACAATGAAAGATGATGAAAAAATTCGGGACTTCCCCTGTCAAGACATTGACATAATGCTTGAAAACTGTAACAGACGTGCGTACCGGACGCGACCTTGTCcgaccagggggcctaccgggaaaatcgaaattcgcaaattgcggagatctttctcttttactctcacttagacgtaattagagtgactgagaaaaatgcccgcaattgacgaacttcgattttttcGGTAGGCCTCCTGCAATGGCCCGGGGAcataccgcaaaaaccgaaattcgcaaattgcgaggatctttctctgttactccaatgaaggcgtaattaaagtgacagagaacAATCCCCGCAAATTGCGAATATTGTattccaaagagtaaagtaagtataattgCATTCTTTGGCCCGGATCGCCCCATTCCCCATTCTTCTGTCAAGTGAGTCATCTAGatcaaagggcctaccgcgaaccacgatcgacgtgttgcctccctgtcacacttacgtatgaatttacaagtggaacagagaggcaacacgtcgaacgtggttcgcggtaggccctcaagaGTATAAAGACTATCACAGatggacgaaaaaaaaaaccaagacTGTCAAACCGTCATTCCCTATAAAGGCTATCTATAAACTTCATCATCCGTAGTATTGCTTTGTAGATTTTAGTAACTATTTAACTAAAATTGAGTTTTTAGTGCTACACAATTCACGACTTATTTTTGTGGTATACATCTTTACAACTGTATCAAGTTAGGAATTAAAAAACAACTGACCCCGATTGAAACCGTACAAAATGACTGAAGAGTGTATGAAattgtaagtttattttatcgtatttttttattatcatactGACTATCATAACAATGATATGAGTGAATGATGAATGATATATATGAACTTAGTAGGTAGCTATGAAAACTATCGTAACTATTATAGTGACTATTAAAGTACACTACTCACATATGCTCTTATATTATATACCACAGCTTTTGTCTTCCGTGGAACCAATGGCCAGTATATATCTAACAATCAGTTGGATATAGTTAACCCTTAATTTAGTTTGCTTGcacattattttcaaatgtCAACCCTCTAAATCTATATGATTATACTTAGATAGGTTTTAAGGCAGTTCATTTGACAAAAGTGTTAATATCTATGATCTGACATTTAGTTAATATACAGAAAACAACCAACTccattttcttaataaataaatagttggtCACTTTCTACAGAACTACAGTCTATTGTGACTCTTCTACGTACTTATCAATTTTCCAACCTAATATTGACATAGAACATTTAGTACCTCCATTTACCATTTAAAACACTCTGATCTTAAGAGCCTGGTCATAAAGTGTGTGTAAGGAAGTATATCCAGGGCCgtatttaggggagggcaaccggggctaccgccccgggcctccacaaaagaggggccccccacaatagagaattcggtaaatttaccattttatttggaaaaaatttggggccagggggcctccactcctttattgcccgaggcctccagacctctaaatccggcattgagtATATCCAACATGCACATGTTAAAAAACGGACTAAAATAAAACATCCTAGATAGATAacaattacattttaatttcagGGTTGACACCGAGATCCGAGGTTCTAAATCTCTGATGCTCTCATTTACAATGAACAAATCCAAGTTAAGAGTCGATAAATATATTAGGAGTCGGGACTTCAACATCCATAATATTGCAGAAATAGGTTTTTTATTGAAACTACACAAAGATACTGATATCCATTATGAAATAATGGCAAGGAAACATTCTTTGGCTAAGAACCTACTTGTACAATTACATGTGGTTTGCGAGGCTCCCCAATTTGACAGTAAATTATCGTGCACAGAAGAATGGCCTGGAAAGACTATTATGGGTTGGGGAGGTGTAGGAATTAAGCATTTTCACATACTTATTAATATCTCTGTGAGTAGTGcaggtataataaatatgaagcTTTATGAAGATGAAGAATTTACCGACTTCAAACTGAGTACTGATGAAGGCAGTTTGCCGGTGCACAAAGCTCATTTAGCTGCTAACAGTGATGTGTTCAAGACGATGCTAAGCCGGGAGTGGAAGGAGACATCTGAGGGCCGAGTACAGATAGAAGGAATCTCTCTACAAACACTGAAGCATCTAAAGCAGTACATGTACTTGCGCACTCTACCCGATGAAGGGCTGCTTCCACTACTGTTGGTTGCTAGATACTACCTAATGGATAATCTTAAAGCAGAATGCCTTATTAAAATATCTGAAACAGTTACATCAGAAAACTTGTATGAGATCTTGGAATATtcatttttgaataaaataccgGAGTTGATGTTTAATGTAATTGAGATAATACCAAAATCTATTGTCAAAGATGCTCAtgaaataatgataaaaaatcaaaagagTTGTGGACTAACTGAGGAAACAAAGGTGgaggaaaataattttaacgatgaataatagtttatattttactgAACTGATTATTCCtatccttttttagggttccgtacccaaagggtcaaacgggaccctattactgagactccgctgtccgtccgtccgtccgtctgtcaccaggttgtatctcatgaactgtgatagttagccagttgaaatttttacagattatgtatttctgtttgcgctataacaacaaatacttaaaacagaataaaataaatattccttGACAATCTCGAGgttcaccgaagttaagcaacgtcgggcgagTTCAggacttggatgggtgaccgtttttatatataatggtacggaacccttcctgtgcgagtcctactcgcacttggccgattttttaaatatattaccaAGAATCTTACATTCAAACTATATTTCGTGTAGGCCCGAAATATTCCAACATAATGTCATTTAAGGCAGGATGTAATACCGCGACTCAACAGTGGCTAGTTGGAACATCCTCTCTTTCACTGCTACGCCCCCGAACTCTCAAAACATGTACTGCACGCTGCCATACATTCGATTTTACCATCACAGCGTCACACAAAAATTGTCTGTTTAATACATTCCAGCTGCTTTTTAATGGGATAACCAAAAATTTTTTCGGgatttcggcattggtcccatgataaaagttgttcagtatgacctatagggAACgggcatgaactgtaggaggcagcacaggaagccgtcagatttttagcgcgaggcgtaaatgtgatgttcattgttccggtttagcccacaagatggcagaacctactatgcacaagaaaacatgtgacgtgtaaatgtacatgtttatggttccgattcaggccacaagatggcagaccctccaacacgcacggtccctataaagtTACTATGTAGAGTATGCTGGTGATTAAAATTTCACCCGTATATCAACAACAGTGGCGTAGTTATTCTTATTAGGTACTAACTAATAACTAGTTAT is part of the Cydia pomonella isolate Wapato2018A chromosome 18, ilCydPomo1, whole genome shotgun sequence genome and harbors:
- the LOC133527834 gene encoding uncharacterized protein LOC133527834 produces the protein MTEECMKLVDTEIRGSKSLMLSFTMNKSKLRVDKYIRSRDFNIHNIAEIGFLLKLHKDTDIHYEIMARKHSLAKNLLVQLHVVCEAPQFDSKLSCTEEWPGKTIMGWGGVGIKHFHILINISVSSAGIINMKLYEDEEFTDFKLSTDEGSLPVHKAHLAANSDVFKTMLSREWKETSEGRVQIEGISLQTLKHLKQYMYLRTLPDEGLLPLLLVARYYLMDNLKAECLIKISETVTSENLYEILEYSFLNKIPELMFNVIEIIPKSIVKDAHEIMIKNQKSCGLTEETKVEENNFNDE